Proteins encoded by one window of Rubinisphaera margarita:
- a CDS encoding sulfatase-like hydrolase/transferase, whose translation MLLLTDDLGWQDVKCYDIDEPSPMETPNIDAFAKKGVMFWQGYSPTPVCSSSRCAIISGNHAARAQKTSIVGGAPPAPHSKHSRVMDPWYSGRMPADEMTIAKALRQNGYATGHSGKWHIAISHKAFPQPKDVGFDYTQSSRGARRSMDDRLAGFATKEKKDPFRLDENGFPFHQTNEDALTFLNDNKDKPFFLYYATWLVHAPIHTRSQALLDKYTKRLGTDPAHPPTKDIPGQQNPFYCAMVEELDYYVGTIFNYLDETEDPRWPGHKLSENTYVIFTSDNGGMEGSTKERYTDNEPLARGKISAMEGGTRVPLLIAGPGIAPGVQTDVMANGLDFYPTILSMTGTPKPPNKNLDGCDLLPLLHNNPTDAELVKHADGTTRDTMVWHFPHGSAMESTIRVGDYKLVRNFDHVGNEGTAPLELFQLYDSSSGDAKRVDIEEAKNLAESNPELTQSMNKKLTAALAEMNASYPYYNPASATPLPNQDKVCTVESHQRHGQQVSVTYKENGARVTNADLIYTLNGGEQYEEWYRKPATLAANNTVTVELPVGTTHYYLNLIDENQFLRSYPEVVGKGKSFIGTALSTQQEPSAAPNKPTKTRAKGKGDRNIPFDRWDTNKDEYLSLDEYKNGLVGKSDLEERFNRFDMNGDGKLSRDEFVRKKR comes from the coding sequence TTGTTATTGCTGACAGACGACCTGGGCTGGCAAGACGTCAAATGCTATGACATCGACGAGCCTTCGCCAATGGAAACGCCCAACATCGACGCCTTCGCCAAAAAAGGAGTCATGTTCTGGCAGGGCTATTCACCGACGCCGGTTTGTTCTTCGTCGCGGTGTGCGATCATCAGCGGCAACCATGCCGCGCGGGCTCAGAAGACAAGCATCGTGGGAGGAGCGCCACCAGCTCCCCACAGTAAACACTCCCGAGTTATGGATCCGTGGTATAGCGGCCGGATGCCGGCTGACGAAATGACAATCGCCAAAGCGTTGCGGCAGAACGGCTACGCAACCGGCCATTCAGGCAAGTGGCATATTGCGATCAGCCACAAAGCCTTTCCACAGCCTAAGGATGTTGGGTTTGACTACACACAATCCAGTCGCGGTGCTCGGCGGAGCATGGACGATCGCCTGGCAGGATTCGCCACGAAAGAAAAGAAGGATCCGTTTCGGTTGGACGAAAACGGGTTTCCATTTCATCAAACCAACGAAGATGCCCTTACCTTTTTGAACGACAACAAAGACAAACCGTTCTTTCTCTACTACGCGACCTGGCTTGTCCACGCTCCAATTCATACGCGTTCGCAGGCTCTTCTGGATAAATACACCAAACGTTTGGGTACTGATCCAGCGCACCCACCTACTAAGGACATTCCCGGGCAGCAGAATCCATTTTACTGCGCGATGGTTGAGGAATTGGATTACTACGTCGGCACGATCTTTAATTACCTGGACGAAACCGAAGATCCGCGTTGGCCCGGTCACAAGCTCAGTGAAAATACTTATGTAATCTTCACCTCCGACAACGGCGGCATGGAAGGAAGTACAAAGGAACGCTACACCGACAACGAACCGTTGGCTCGCGGCAAGATTTCGGCGATGGAAGGCGGGACCCGTGTTCCGTTGCTGATCGCAGGTCCCGGCATTGCGCCGGGCGTTCAGACCGACGTGATGGCCAACGGACTCGATTTCTATCCCACGATCCTGTCAATGACCGGAACACCCAAGCCACCAAACAAGAATCTCGATGGGTGTGACCTGCTGCCGCTCTTGCACAACAACCCCACCGATGCCGAGCTGGTCAAACACGCTGACGGGACGACCCGCGATACGATGGTGTGGCACTTCCCGCACGGATCGGCGATGGAAAGCACGATTCGCGTCGGCGATTACAAACTGGTCCGCAATTTCGACCACGTCGGCAATGAAGGAACAGCGCCTTTGGAGCTGTTTCAGCTTTACGATTCATCCAGCGGGGACGCGAAACGTGTTGATATCGAAGAAGCGAAGAACCTGGCCGAGTCGAATCCGGAACTAACCCAAAGCATGAACAAGAAACTGACAGCCGCGCTGGCAGAGATGAATGCAAGCTATCCGTATTACAACCCTGCCAGTGCGACACCCTTGCCAAACCAGGACAAGGTTTGCACGGTCGAGTCTCATCAAAGACACGGGCAACAAGTGAGCGTGACCTACAAAGAAAACGGCGCCCGTGTCACCAACGCGGACTTGATCTACACGCTCAACGGCGGCGAACAATACGAGGAATGGTATCGCAAACCGGCGACTCTGGCGGCAAACAACACGGTCACTGTCGAGTTGCCCGTGGGGACAACTCACTATTATCTGAACCTGATCGACGAAAATCAGTTTCTGCGAAGTTACCCGGAGGTTGTTGGCAAAGGTAAGTCGTTCATTGGCACTGCTCTGAGTACTCAACAAGAACCGTCTGCCGCGCCGAACAAGCCCACGAAGACCAGAGCAAAAGGGAAGGGAGATCGCAACATTCCTTTTGATCGCTGGGACACGAATAAGGACGAGTATCTTTCGCTGGATGAGTACAAGAACGGTCTGGTCGGGAAATCTGACCTCGAAGAACGCTTCAATCGTTTTGACATGAACGGCGACGGCAAACTCTCGCGTGACGAATTCGTGAGGAAGAAACGGTAA